One Oryza sativa Japonica Group chromosome 8, ASM3414082v1 DNA window includes the following coding sequences:
- the LOC4344724 gene encoding NADH dehydrogenase [ubiquinone] iron-sulfur protein 6, mitochondrial, with translation MATAARRLLLPALRKSLPAANGAARGVSTERAVGAAAVVGSHTAKWMQDTSKKSPMELINAVPPIKVEGRIAACDGRQDKGRETGSLGHPIEYICLDLDQPAVCKYCGLRFVQDHHH, from the exons ATGGCGACCGCCGCGAGACGTCTGCTCCTCCCGGCGCTCCGCAAGTCCCTACCCGCGGCCAACGGCGCCGCGCGAGGCGTCTCCACGGAGAGggcggtcggcgccgccgccgtcgtcggcagcCACACCGCCAAGTGGATGCAG GACACAAGCAAGAAGTCCCCAATGGAATTGATCAACGCAGTACCTCCGATCAAGGTTGAAGGACGAATTGCTGCTTGTGATGGGCGTCAGGATAAAG GTCGTGAAACTGGTTCCCTCGGCCATCCGATCGAATATATCTGCCTTGACCTGGACCAGCCTGCTGTATGCAAGTACTGTGGTCTCCGTTTTGTTCAAGATCACCATCACTGA
- the LOC107277085 gene encoding secretory carrier-associated membrane protein 4: MSPNPNPLDEENVNPTASGAAMAPGPEKKKSWMPAGLGGSGKLGATIDIPLEDPRKKEKELLAWEEDLRRRELDIKQRENAMDRAGVTVEVKNWPPFYPIIHHDIASEIPIHAQKLQYMAFGSWLGLIACLVWNVVAVLIESIHSDDVVLFLFAIIYAIFGCPLSYILWYRPLYSAMRTDSMVTFVQFFVFYSIHVGFCVIAAVTPPIIFKGKTLTGILVAIEVLTGDMFVGVLYLIGFTFFTLESIISIWVLERVYMHFRGHR, from the exons ATGTCTCCTAATCCCAATCCACTCGATGAAGAAAATGTCAATCCTACCGCG AGTGgagcggcgatggcgccggggccggagaagaagaaatcATGGATGCCGGCGGGCTTGGGAGGCAGCGGCAAGCTTGGCGCCACCATTGACATCCCCCTAGAG GATCCGAGGAAGAAGGAGAAAGAACTCTTGGCATGGGAGGAGGATTTGAGGCGAAGGGAGCTG GATATCAAACAGAGGGAGAATGCAATGGACAGGG CTGGGGTCACTGTCGAAGTGAAAAATTGGCCGCCTTTCTACCCTATCATCCATCATGATATAGCCAGTGAAATACCAATCCATGCTCAGAAGTTGCAATACATGGCATTTGGTAGTTGGCTAG gacTAATTGCTTGTCTCGTTTGGAATGTAGTAGCTGTATTAATTGAATCAATTCATAGTGACG ATGTTGTGCTTTTTCTCTTCGCAATTATCTACGCAATATTTGGATGTCCTCTTTCATACATACTGTGGTACAGGCCTCTGTACAGCGCAATGAG AACTGATAGCATGGTTACCTTTGTCCAGTTTTTCGTCTTCTACTCG ATACATGTCGGATTTTGTGTCATTGCTGCAGTTACTCCTCCAATAATATTTAAGGGAAAAACTCTTAC GGGAATCCTGGTTGCAATCGAAGTTTTAACTGGAGATATGTTCGTTGGA GTGCTTTATTTAATTGGATTTACATTTTTCACCTTGGAATCTATTATAAGCATCTGGGTGCTTGAG AGAGTCTACATGCATTTCAGAGGGCACAGGTGA